TTGGCCACTGGTCTCTTTCTGAGCTGCTCTTTCACAAAGACTTCTATCTGCTTGTTCCACTTCATGGCGAACACGTAGAGGGCATAGgctagcagcagcagcagactcTCCCACCAGGCAATGAGGTTGTCCAGGAAGAAGAGGATGAGCATTGACAAGTCGAGGATATAAAAGGAGATGTCACGGAACAATGGCCACCAGGTGAGGTTGAGGATCTCCCGGGAGAAGAGGGCACACGTGCCAATGACAAACAGGATGTTGAACACAGCAGAGCCCACAATGGTACCAATACCCACGTTGCTATGGGATATAAAGACGCCAATGAGGGAGGTGAagagctcaggggcagagcctcCAGCAGCCATGAAAGTAGCACCTGCCACATCCTCAGAGATCTGCAGCTTGTCTGTGATGATACTCAGAGCCGGGACAAAAAACTCATCACACACGATGGCCAAGGCCACAAACAGGTACAACATGCCAAAGATATGCAGGACCACCCAGCCCTGCTGCCGTTCCTCCACACTGAACAGGTCTGGGGGGTACTCTCCCTGGGGCTGGTCTGGCCAGCTGGGAAGCATCGCTGAGGGACTAGGACTGGGCACCTCTGGGAAGAGGGACGTTGTCAGGCTTGGGGATGGGCTGGTGGGCGTGGTTGGGGCTGGTTCCACAACCACACAGTGACGGATCTGGATGGTGGGATTTGCCCTGACTTGGGAGGTTAGAGAGGTCCCGGGTGCTGTGGCAGGTTTCTGTGCCAGCTCCTGGATGGAGGCTGAGGCTGTTCTCATGGAGGGTGCACTGGTTCTGGGCAAGAGATTCCTAACACTCCGGGTAGCAGCAGAGACTCTGTTTTTTACTGGGCTGCGGCCCATCACGGTACTTCTTGTCACCTGCCTCTCAGACACAGCTGAGGTGTGCTCCAGTGTTCCAGGTGTGCTCCTCAGTGTTCCCTGAGGAGTCGTCAGGTTGTCCTTCCCCAGTAACCTCCAGGCATTAGATGAGCTGTTATTTCCTACTCTTTTGGAGCTACTCAGGTTCTTTTCCGCCATTCTCCTTGGAGAAGTCAAGATGTTTGTTTCTACTTCATGTGTCAGGAAAGATGGGGTGTTTTTAACTATTCTCTTGAGCATAGCTGGGGAGGTCTCTTCCACTATCCCCTTGGGAGAGCTGGTCTCCAGTATTGCATAGGTTTCCATGGTTTCACTGTCTTTCCCTCTTGTCCTGGGGGTTACTGCATGGTGTGTTTCCATTGTCATGAATGTGGTTGGTGCATAAGTGTCTACAGTTTCcccaggtgggggtggggtgttcTTCTTCACCTTACCCCTGGCTTGAGTTCGGTTGTAGCTCTTCATTCCTCTGCTGGatgatggagtataattttttactatttgtctgCTTGAAATTGGGGTATAGTGATTCCGTATTCTACTTGATGTAGTTGGGGTATTTTCCTTCACTCTTTCTGTACCTGCTGCTCTTGGGCTGTGATTATTCTTTGGTGTTGGTGGAGTGATCTTGGCAATTCTTCTGGGTGTTCTGGGGGTATTTTTCATTGTCATTCTAGGTGTTGCTTGATTCTTACCCACTGTGGCTTGGGGTACCAGCATCTCAGCCTCCATTTCAGAGCTAGATTTTGGAGGATCATGGCTCACCATCATCATCTCATCATTGGGGAGGTCCCGGCTGGTCAGTTTTATAGGCTGTTGGGAAGAGACTTCTGCCCAGAGTGAGGGGAGGCCCCAGGTTCTCCTCAGGTACTGATAGGTAGAACCGATGATCAGCATTCCCAACAGAAAGAGCAGGCGACTCCAGTGAAGCCACCGTGGCTGGAGTAAACGCTTCTCCTGCGCCCCCATCCTGATCAGCTTCCCCATGATGACCAGTTATGTCTGTCACAGAAGGCCTCTCATTCTGTCCATGGGAAGACTGCAGTTGCTTCGAGATTCAGGTTGGTAGTCAGGGAAGATTTCTCCATGAAGTCCAGTCTGGGGGTATCCATAAACCTGATGAGGGAAAAGAAGTTGTTTGATCCTAAAAGGAGATCTGGGACCCAAAATCATCTGAGCTGGAAAAGAGTGATGATGGGAACCCCAGGGACACAGAAGTATTATGCAGGGGGCTTTGTGGTGGGGGCCTTTGTTTCTATTGGAATAAACTAACTGTGCCTCTTGCTCCAGGGGACAATGCCTGCTCttaggagagaggagagggaatcTTCCTGCTGTGTAGGCATGCTGGCAGCTGAGGTCCCTAAGGTGGGTTCTGCATGCTCCTCCCTGAGTCTTCCCTGGGTCCTCCCTGGCCTCCTACAAAAACTCTGCCAGTACTCCTCAGGTTCAAGCCTAAGTTGCTGGGAGCTCAGTCACCCATAGTTGGTGTCCAGGTCACAGATTTCACCTTATCAAAGTCAGGAGGGAAGTGGGGAGATATGATTTTAAACTGTAAACAGTAATGGGCAGCAGTAGAAGGATACTGACAGGGACAGTAACACTTCatgtggtttgttttgttttgctttgctttgctttgttttgttggaCTCTCTAAAATGATTCCACTCTATTGTCCGGAGAGGACGAAGCTTAAAAATTAGTGTCATGGAGCTTCCCAGGCAAAGTGTTATACTGGAAGAACATGGAAATTGGAGCTAAAGGCCTGGATTCTCAGCTCTGCTGCTTACTAGTTGTGTCATCCTGAACAGGCAGAACGGtgtctcatctgtgaaatgggtatgATAACATATATATTGGCCTCTGGAAGGACATctggagaagggaaactgaggatCAGAGGTCAGAGGAAGATATACTTTTCACTCTAAACCCTATTAGTTTGAACTTTTTATCATGCACatattataatatttacttttaaatttaattattataataataattgttatatAAATAGCAATGggggctgggcttgtagctcagtggtagagcacatgcctaacacacatgaggcactgggttcaatcctcaacaccacataaaaataaataaataaataaaatgaaataaaggtatagtgtccatctacaactaaaaaatttttaaaaaaatagcaatggTATTTATGTCACAAGAATCCTGAGAGACCAATTACATATAAAATCTGTGAAAAGCATTGGACAGAATAAGTGCTACATAGGGTTAGTTTTACCCAGTGATGCAgaagaaagaacatgaaagaCTTCAAAGAATACTCACTTTATAAAGTGCATTGAGGCTCAGCCtaagtaaaatttattaaatttctaaTCAATGTCCACAGTtgctacaaaacaaaaactagaaatgaCTAGTTTTCCATGTGATAATAATATATTAGGAGTGAGCTGTCAGACAGTTATATCAGACAGACCCATAGAATCTGTCTGATATAACTCTCCATGTGAGACATGAAgacactgaagttcagagaggagATGTGACTTGTTTAATATCACACAGCTTGTGGGTAGCCAGGCAGATGAGACTCTTAATTCCCCAATCTTTCTAGTACACCATGCTAATTAAAGGTACAAATGCAATTGTgttaacaacaaaagaaacaggaataagtgaactttcttctttgttctgtaTTGCTATAATCTTCATTCCATAATCTCTCTCCAGCCACCTTGTCCCTTGCTGGAACTCAGCACTTGGAGCAAGCCCACTATCTCCCACAGAAACTTCAGAGGTTCTCTCTCCCTGCAGGTTGCCTGTGTAATAGAGCTGAGCTGACACTCTGACTGATCTCACCTACCGAAGCACATCATTTACCTTTAAACCTTGACATCTGGGTGTCTTCTTTGTTCTGGAAACTTATCAGAATGTAGGGTCGCAAAGAGTGAGTCTGCAGCTAGACAGCAGGAAACACCCCATTCTCCTGCCCCCAGTTCCTCTATGGAATCCTAATTCAAGGCAGGGTCGGTTGAGTGTGAAGGGCATGTCAGGGGAAGAATATCCAATCATGCTAATACCTGCCTTCTCTAAGAAGCTTATAGGGGCATTTCACAAGTTCTGGATCCCAGTGCCTCTGACCAAGACTGAGGGGGTGGCCCTTCCAGCAGGAACACAGGTGGACTCTCTGTGGGCCCCCTGGAGTAAATGGGGAACTTCTCAAGCTTGTTTCTAAGCCAGGATTTCCAGGCTTAGTCAGTAGAAAGATTTGGGAAGATGCAAGAGAAAGTGCATGGGGcgaggctggggaggtagctcagtggtaaaacacttgcccagcaggcatgaagccctgggttcaatccccaacaccacataaaaaataaacaacaacagtaagattattttttaaaaaagaaaaaaagaaagtgcatgGGGCTTGAGAAATCAGAAAACCGTTTAGCACTAGGTGCCACTTGCTACTGGGTTCTGATAAAATTAGAATGTAAGTGTGGGATAATAATACCTGTCCTATTTGTAGAGTGGTCAtgagaatcaaaattaaaattgaggAATAGTGAAGAAAGTACTTTgcaaattttaaagcatttcacACATGTAATACATTTAATTAGGCCTGAAGGAAATTCTTGGGGGAGCAAGCTGGGAAGGACATCATCTCAAGTACCCAAGGATTTGACTCCCGAGCCTCCTGCACATCCTCCAGCCCATGACTTGGAGTTGACTGGAGTGGGAGTGGTGTAAGCCAGTGGGGATCTCATGACCCTACAGCAGTGGTCGCCCTGGAAGCCATTGCAATCATGCCACTCACTTTGctttcccctctttcctcccttgtTTCCTCCAGGGTACACGGATGGCATGCTGCTTTAGGCTACTTTAATCTGAAACAGCAGGTAATCCTTCACGACTTCACCTCTGCCTCATGGCACCCTGAGTGGCCTGGAACATAAGAAGGTAACCCGCTCCCTCTGCTGAAGCCCACAGTAGTGCCACCTCTGTGTCCTGGGCTCACTCTGGATGCTGGAGCCTGGAGCTCACCCCTGCGAGTTACACACCCTTGCCTTTGTGCTGCTGTGGGCAGAACCAAATCTAGTTTCTTCCCTTCTCATACCAACTGTCTAATAGTCTCAACCTGCCCCCAGAAAGATGAAGTAGAAATATGAATGATTTTTGTGGAAAAATTACCCTATTTTTACAATGTTGTTTATTGCAGTATGGAAGATTCAGGGGAGAAACAAATTTCCAGAAAAaagattcctttttctcttgtgcTTATCAATGTTGCCAACGAATTCTTCCTTGTGTCTAACTTAAATCTTGCTTTGTAGAGGTAAACCTAGCTCCATCTCTTTTATTCTCAAGGGGTTgtggcacattttaaaattcaatgggCTGTAGAAAAGTTTGCTGTTCGACTAAGACTAGAAACAATCTGCGCCAGCCCTGTGAGTTCAAACGAATTACTTAGCTTCTCAGGACCATAAGTGGATCTCTTACCTGTGCAATGAGGATGGTAATGACATTACCTGCCTGATAGGACTGTTGTTAGGATTAagtaaattaatacataaaacagATTAATGTGACTGGtactgttgttattgttattattattctacTTTTAGAGATTACAGACTCCACTTGCTGCTAAAGATTACAGAGGAGTGTTAGGGTGGCAGGTCTCCATGCCTTCCATTGTTTCAGCACTCTACTGAGTATTATTAACATGATCATCTGATTAATGCATGTTTCTCTCACTATCAGGTGAGCTCAAAGAAGACAGGGCCTTGCATGGCTTATTTACTCCTGAATCCCCAGAGCTCAGAACAATGACTGGCATTTGATaagtatattcaataaataagtatatttgtTTTCAGACTGAAAAAGTGTATTCCAGTAAGGAAGATGCTGAGATGGGGCACCTGAGCTGCACCTGGGTAGAATGTGGAAGGCCTACTCAAAGACATGACCATTTACTCAAAGAGCAAATGGCCTAGAAAGGTCCGCACCACTGCAGTGGGGAAGTTGATCTGATTTATTCTACAAAGTAaccatattttatattcttacctGTAACAGGGTGGCAGGGCAGGAGGAGCAGACCAGTTCTGACCTCACAATAATATCAAGGGCTGAGGAAGGCAGGGCTTAGAGGTTTTGGCAGGACATCAAGAAGGCCTTTCCTTGCCCTCCAAACCTTGAGGCCTTTCCCACCTTCTGCTAGAACAGAAGAAAGAGGGAATGAGACTTTTCATCTGATGTGAAGGGCTTATGGGTAAGGCTGGTTTCTTTCCAGGCCTGCATCTGAAGTTGATACCAACTCTACAGTTGCACAGTGAAAAGTGAACAAGATTTGGCAAAGACTGCAAATTCAAATGCCTTCAGGGCCTGGGTGGATAAAAATCAGCTCTACTCAGAGTTGAATGAGAGTACTGAGGGCTATGTGGATGGCCCACCAAGAAGCATTCCAATGTCgaacatttaaaaacagaaagggacAGACAAAATGGTCGGCAGACTGAATTTAACCCATGGTTACTCCTTTGTAACCTCTAACAAAGAAACAAGTCTGACCAGGAGCAAGTCTCCCAAAGCCTCTCATCCTCAGTTCCCTTATATATAAAACCAGGAAAGACAAGAATCCTCCTAGGACTGTCGTAAAAGTTACAGTGAGAGAACCTGTGGAGAAGCACCCTGACCTGCCAAACACTGTATAATGTCACAGCCTCGGaccttttgtttatattttttatattttattgtttataggATTAAAAATGACTGTATAGTTGTCACAGATAGAAGTGAACAAAATAAGCCCCAAAAGATCCCACAATGCTGCATCTCTCCAAGTCAGTAACTGGAACCAGACCTGAGGCAGGGAGATGCAAGTGGTGAAATTCCAGGTTGAGAGTAGCTCAAGGCAGGGTTTTGTCCTCATAATCAGGTATCCTTCTAGAAGGACCTGACTAAAGATAAGATAGGTAGGCGAGAGGGCTTCAGTGAGGCTGAACAGGAATCTGTGAAGTGCCAGTATATTCATAACCTCCTCCCCTCCAAGCAAGTGAGAAACAGCCCATTAAGTGCACCTCCCCATGACTAATCTGATTTTATAAAGGAATGATGACTGATGACTGAGGCACACACAATGAGATAAGTTATAGTGTCCTATAAGTT
The Sciurus carolinensis chromosome 2, mSciCar1.2, whole genome shotgun sequence DNA segment above includes these coding regions:
- the Slc24a1 gene encoding sodium/potassium/calcium exchanger 1 isoform X2 is translated as MGKLIRMGAQEKRLLQPRWLHWSRLLFLLGMLIIGSTYQYLRRTWGLPSLWAEVSSQQPIKLTSRDLPNDEMMMVSHDPPKSSSEMEAEMLVPQATVGKNQATPRMTMKNTPRTPRRIAKITPPTPKNNHSPRAAGTERVKENTPTTSSRIRNHYTPISSRQIVKNYTPSSSRGMKSYNRTQARGKVKKNTPPPPGETVDTYAPTTFMTMETHHAVTPRTRGKDSETMETYAILETSSPKGIVEETSPAMLKRIVKNTPSFLTHEVETNILTSPRRMAEKNLSSSKRVGNNSSSNAWRLLGKDNLTTPQGTLRSTPGTLEHTSAVSERQVTRSTVMGRSPVKNRVSAATRSVRNLLPRTSAPSMRTASASIQELAQKPATAPGTSLTSQVRANPTIQIRHCVVVEPAPTTPTSPSPSLTTSLFPEVPSPSPSAMLPSWPDQPQGEYPPDLFSVEERQQGWVVLHIFGMLYLFVALAIVCDEFFVPALSIITDKLQISEDVAGATFMAAGGSAPELFTSLIGVFISHSNVGIGTIVGSAVFNILFVIGTCALFSREILNLTWWPLFRDISFYILDLSMLILFFLDNLIAWWESLLLLLAYALYVFAMKWNKQIEVFVKEQLRKRPVAKVMTLGNLSELPALLTRGSSSASLHNSIIRSTFYQLMIHSLDPLGEAHTSKDKEENLNQEARAQPQAKAESKPEEEPPAKLPAVTVTPAPAPDVKGDQEENPGGQEGAAGAENTGEMTGEEGKAPGEHGTKESEGQGKTEAGGKEDEHKDGGENREDGDMKSDKSETGAQDVNAENQDEAKNEEKGADGEGGSDGGDSEEEDEDEDEDEDEDDDEEEEEEEEGKEEPLSLDWPETRQKQAVYLFLLPIVFPLWLTVPDVRRQESRKFFVITFLGSIVWIAMFSYFMVWWAHQVGETIGISEEIMGLTILAAGTSIPDLITSVIVARKGLGDMAVSSSVGSNIFDITVGLPVPWLLFSLINGLQPVPVSSNGLFCAIVLLFLMLLFVISSIASCKWRMNKILGFTMFLLYFVFLIISVMLEDRIISCPVSI
- the Slc24a1 gene encoding sodium/potassium/calcium exchanger 1 isoform X3, with translation MGKLIRMGAQEKRLLQPRWLHWSRLLFLLGMLIIGSTYQYLRRTWGLPSLWAEVSSQQPIKLTSRDLPNDEMMMVSHDPPKSSSEMEAEMLVPQATVGKNQATPRMTMKNTPRTPRRIAKITPPTPKNNHSPRAAGTERVKENTPTTSSRIRNHYTPISSRQIVKNYTPSSSRGMKSYNRTQARGKVKKNTPPPPGETVDTYAPTTFMTMETHHAVTPRTRGKDSETMETYAILETSSPKGIVEETSPAMLKRIVKNTPSFLTHEVETNILTSPRRMAEKNLSSSKRVGNNSSSNAWRLLGKDNLTTPQGTLRSTPGTLEHTSAVSERQVTRSTVMGRSPVKNRVSAATRSVRNLLPRTSAPSMRTASASIQELAQKPATAPGTSLTSQVRANPTIQIRHCVVVEPAPTTPTSPSPSLTTSLFPEVPSPSPSAMLPSWPDQPQGEYPPDLFSVEERQQGWVVLHIFGMLYLFVALAIVCDEFFVPALSIITDKLQISEDVAGATFMAAGGSAPELFTSLIGVFISHSNVGIGTIVGSAVFNILFVIGTCALFSREILNLTWWPLFRDISFYILDLSMLILFFLDNLIAWWESLLLLLAYALYVFAMKWNKQIEVFVKEQLRKRPVAKVMTLGNLSEPDGGAIAGEEQQDNRKLQLPALLTRGSSSASLHNSIIRSTFYQLMIHSLDPLGEAHTSKDKEENLNQEARAQPQAKAESKPEEEPPAKLPAVTVTPAPAPDVKGDQEENPGGQEGAAGAENTGEMTGEEGKAPGEHGTKESEGQGKTEAGGKEDEHKDGGENREDGDMKSDKSETGAQDVNAENQDEAKNEEKGADGEGGSDGGDSEEEDEDEDEDEDEDDDEEEEEEEEGKEEPLSLDWPETRQKQAVYLFLLPIVFPLWLTVPDVRRQVGETIGISEEIMGLTILAAGTSIPDLITSVIVARKGLGDMAVSSSVGSNIFDITVGLPVPWLLFSLINGLQPVPVSSNGLFCAIVLLFLMLLFVISSIASCKWRMNKILGFTMFLLYFVFLIISVMLEDRIISCPVSI
- the Slc24a1 gene encoding sodium/potassium/calcium exchanger 1 isoform X1, with the protein product MGKLIRMGAQEKRLLQPRWLHWSRLLFLLGMLIIGSTYQYLRRTWGLPSLWAEVSSQQPIKLTSRDLPNDEMMMVSHDPPKSSSEMEAEMLVPQATVGKNQATPRMTMKNTPRTPRRIAKITPPTPKNNHSPRAAGTERVKENTPTTSSRIRNHYTPISSRQIVKNYTPSSSRGMKSYNRTQARGKVKKNTPPPPGETVDTYAPTTFMTMETHHAVTPRTRGKDSETMETYAILETSSPKGIVEETSPAMLKRIVKNTPSFLTHEVETNILTSPRRMAEKNLSSSKRVGNNSSSNAWRLLGKDNLTTPQGTLRSTPGTLEHTSAVSERQVTRSTVMGRSPVKNRVSAATRSVRNLLPRTSAPSMRTASASIQELAQKPATAPGTSLTSQVRANPTIQIRHCVVVEPAPTTPTSPSPSLTTSLFPEVPSPSPSAMLPSWPDQPQGEYPPDLFSVEERQQGWVVLHIFGMLYLFVALAIVCDEFFVPALSIITDKLQISEDVAGATFMAAGGSAPELFTSLIGVFISHSNVGIGTIVGSAVFNILFVIGTCALFSREILNLTWWPLFRDISFYILDLSMLILFFLDNLIAWWESLLLLLAYALYVFAMKWNKQIEVFVKEQLRKRPVAKVMTLGNLSEPDGGAIAGEEQQDNRKLQLPALLTRGSSSASLHNSIIRSTFYQLMIHSLDPLGEAHTSKDKEENLNQEARAQPQAKAESKPEEEPPAKLPAVTVTPAPAPDVKGDQEENPGGQEGAAGAENTGEMTGEEGKAPGEHGTKESEGQGKTEAGGKEDEHKDGGENREDGDMKSDKSETGAQDVNAENQDEAKNEEKGADGEGGSDGGDSEEEDEDEDEDEDEDDDEEEEEEEEGKEEPLSLDWPETRQKQAVYLFLLPIVFPLWLTVPDVRRQESRKFFVITFLGSIVWIAMFSYFMVWWAHQVGETIGISEEIMGLTILAAGTSIPDLITSVIVARKGLGDMAVSSSVGSNIFDITVGLPVPWLLFSLINGLQPVPVSSNGLFCAIVLLFLMLLFVISSIASCKWRMNKILGFTMFLLYFVFLIISVMLEDRIISCPVSI